The Thioalkalivibrio thiocyanodenitrificans ARhD 1 genome window below encodes:
- a CDS encoding IS1595 family transposase produces the protein MCDLTAPEFQNEDIAREHIEASRWPNGPVCPHCGGTERIYPIKPNEKKKIRKGLYKCNDCEKQFTVTIGTVFEGSRVPLNKWLMAIHLMCASKKGISSNQLHRMLGVTYKTAWFMTHRIREAMREDAPSPMGGAGGTVEVDETFWGNTKPKGDKKGRGYHHKEKVLTLVERGGRARSFHVPSVNAKTLRPILRAQILADTHVMTDEAGQYCHTREPMTADFAQHSYVKHGLGEYVRGDVHTNTIESYFAILKRGLNGTFHHVGAHHLCRYIGEFDFRYNYRANLGYSDKDRAAAALKGIEGKRLMYRDSLPR, from the coding sequence ATGTGTGATCTGACTGCTCCTGAATTCCAGAACGAGGATATCGCCCGGGAACATATCGAGGCGAGCCGTTGGCCAAACGGCCCTGTGTGCCCGCATTGTGGTGGGACAGAGCGTATTTATCCGATAAAACCGAATGAAAAGAAGAAGATACGAAAGGGCCTGTATAAGTGTAATGATTGTGAGAAGCAATTCACGGTAACGATCGGGACAGTATTCGAGGGTAGCCGAGTGCCCTTGAACAAGTGGCTGATGGCGATTCACCTGATGTGCGCGAGCAAAAAAGGGATTAGTTCCAATCAGTTGCATCGCATGCTCGGTGTCACCTATAAGACAGCGTGGTTTATGACCCACAGGATTAGGGAGGCGATGCGTGAAGACGCCCCTTCCCCGATGGGTGGTGCTGGCGGTACGGTTGAGGTGGACGAAACTTTTTGGGGCAATACAAAGCCGAAAGGCGATAAGAAGGGCCGTGGTTACCACCACAAGGAGAAGGTACTTACTCTGGTTGAGAGGGGTGGGCGTGCGCGGTCTTTCCATGTGCCGTCTGTTAATGCCAAGACGCTTCGACCGATACTGAGGGCGCAGATATTGGCAGACACTCACGTCATGACTGACGAGGCGGGCCAATACTGCCATACTCGGGAACCAATGACGGCTGACTTTGCCCAGCATAGCTACGTCAAGCACGGCCTGGGTGAATATGTTCGTGGGGACGTACACACGAATACGATTGAGAGTTACTTTGCGATCCTGAAGAGGGGGCTGAATGGGACTTTCCACCATGTCGGCGCCCATCATCTATGTCGCTATATCGGAGAATTCGACTTTCGGTATAACTATCGAGCTAACCTTGGATATAGCGATAAGGATCGCGCAGCGGCTGCTCTCAAAGGCATAGAGGGCAAACGTTTGATGTACCGGGACTCACTACCAAGATGA